The Pocillopora verrucosa isolate sample1 chromosome 14, ASM3666991v2, whole genome shotgun sequence genome has a segment encoding these proteins:
- the LOC131780490 gene encoding uncharacterized protein — translation MHENSDIWTTDKFNYLNSLLEGNAARTVHGLTLTSSNYDTAVEMLQERYGKPQIIISEHMDEILKIQPCVEGGRLGPLRYVYDKISVHVRGLAAMGVSSKEYGSLLIPIIMSKLSSDVRL, via the coding sequence ATGCACGAAAACAGCGACATTTGGACAACCGACAAGTTCAATTATCTGAATTCTCTGCTCGAAGGAAACGCCGCGAGGACCGTGCATGGTCTTACACTCACAAGTTCAAATTACGATACCGCCGTTGAAATGCTACAGGAGCGTTATGGCAAACCTCAGATTATCATATCAGAGCACATGGATGAGATTTTGAAGATTCAGCCATGTGTCGAAGGAGGACGACTTGGTCCGTTACGATATGTTTACGACAAAATCAGCGTGCACGTTAGAGGTTTAGCTGCGATGGGTGTTTCATCAAAGGAGTATGGAAGTCTTCTCATTCCGATCATTATGTCCAAACTTTCCAGCGATGTTCGACTATAA
- the LOC131781739 gene encoding uncharacterized protein: MESKANKSSHVLMFGLSVNLILTLGSLGFTCHSLHRLDSRLTTLERNSLLKSSPYPISNPFSVAPTSAHSRPSGSLEKETARVQRAVERRSMCSKCRSVCVNLNGQRGNSTLERSQGNVVCVEGPQGPPGPPGIPGRTGRQGPPGSSGKRGRKGPKGVPGPQGKRGIRGPPGPPGKSAQRRTNHSGGGQLELPHFISKPSPTITVKETLNVLIPCKANGFPQPVITWYKNGHPMEKEKKYFGERSLKLKKIQFQDRGVYTCTAENLMGRAELSVNVSVKVPAKFITEPKRSVTAYKTWDTVLQCDIFGYPPPVITWTRSGEQLSINRHFMNGSQLTIQNTTEDDDGAYVCQGTNQMANVMRVIWVFVKAVVDPYIVSSSPSEIKVQHVGDTINLNCSASGSPLPKVTWFKNGRRVFSRAVNDENGLIKSKMVIHRFKPSDSGIYTCLFYNGKNMTAESNTSLTLVNCGDPGVLSNGRRHGPRYWIGESVSFVCDPEYHLTGPATRMCLPSGNWTGVQPSCRRICQSLESPEHGYIHGQQFWEGEHASFSCRPAYWLEGSLERRCLKNGSWTGNQPRCILLGLKIPSNTITRNDIILSLLRFLDPVPGWNLQWTLCYRASSHGWAASTFHSRCDGKPHTVTIIRKGSFVFGGYTDIAWDSSGTYGYSSNSFIFSLINSGGLVPFKSMVKNPHYAIYRSSSYGPVFGSGNGILISNNANSNTDSTTAFSNNYYHVPIGVQNRKTILAGSYRFTPDEVEVFHLT; encoded by the exons ATGGAGTCTAAGGCAAATAAGAGTTCGCACGTTCTTATGTTTGGCCTTTCAGTCAACTTAATTCTGACGCTAGGCTCACTCGGTTTCACTTGTCATTCCCTGCATCGATTAGATTCGCGTTTGACAACACTTGAGCGAAATTCACTGCTTAAAAGCTCTCCGTACCCGATTTCCAATCCTTTTTCTGTTGCGCCAACATCTGCTCATTCTCGTCCAAGTGGATCACTGGAGAAAGAAACTGCTCGCGTCCAAAGAGCTGTTGAACGAAGATCCATGTGCAGCAAATGTCGCAGTGTTTGCGTGAATTTGAATGGTCAGCGAGGA AATTCGACCTTGGAGAGAAGTCAGGGAAATGTTGTTTGCGTTGAGG GACCTCAAGGCCCACCAGGTCCTCCCGGTATACCTGGCCGCACTGGTCGCCAGGGCCCTCCTGGATCGAGCGGTAAAAGGGGAAGAAAGGGACCAAAAGGTGTGCCAGGTCCCCAGGGAAAACGCGGCATAAGAGGACCACCAGGGCCCCCTGGGAAATCAGCACAACGGAGAACAAATCATAGCGGTGGAGGTCAGTTAG aattgcCACACTTCATTTCAAAGCCTTCCCCCACCATAACAGTGAAAGAGACACTTAATGTTCTAATACCTTGTAAAGCAAATGGCTTCCCACAACCCGTGATCACGTGGTACAAAAATGGACACCCGatggaaaaggagaagaagtACTTTGGAGAAAGAAGtctaaaattaaagaaaattcaattccAGGACCGTGGTGTCTACACCTGTACAGCGGAAAATCTTATGGGCAGAGCAGAGTTATCCGTCAATGTCAGCGTGAAAG TGCCAGCAAAATTTATTACCGAACCTAAGCGTTCCGTAACTGCTTACAAGACATGGGACACCGTGCTCCAATGTGACATCTTTGGTTACCCTCCCCCTGTGATAACATGGACAAGATCAGGCGAGCAGCTTTCAATCAACAGACATTTTATGAACGGTTCCCAACTTACGATTCAAAACACAACGGAGGACGATGATGGCGCTTACGTTTGCCAGGGAACTAACCAAATGGCAAACGTTATGAGAGTGATATGGGTCTTTGTTAAAGCTGTTG TGGATCCTTATATTGTGTCAAGTTCTCCCAGTGAAATCAAAGTCCAGCATGTTGGCGATACCATAAATTTAAACTGTTCAGCTAGTGGCTCGCCTTTACCTAAAGTCACGTGGTTCAAAAATGGTCGACGTGTTTTCTCAAGAGCCGTAAATGACGAGAATGGATTGATAAAGAGTAAAATGGTTATTCATCGCTTCAAGCCTAGTGACTCGGGGATCTACACATGTCTATTTTATAACGGCAAGAATATGACAGCAGAGTCCAACACAAGTCTGA CCCTCGTCAACTGTGGCGATCCGGGTGTTCTTTCCAACGGACGCAGGCATGGTCCACGGTACTGGATTGGTGAATCTGTGTCCTTCGTTTGCGATCCAGAATATCACTTAACAGGTCCGGCAACAAGGATGTGTTTACCCTCTGGAAATTGGACAGGGGTACAACCCTCAT GTCGTAGAATTTGCCAATCTTTGGAAAGTCCAGAACATGGTTATATTCACGGACAGCAGTTTTGGGAGGGAGAACATGCTTCATTTAGTTGCAGGCCTGCTTACTGGCTGGAGGGATCCTTAGAACGTCGTTGCTTAAAGAATGGCTCTTGGACTGGAAATCAACCCCGATGCATTCTGCTCG GGTTGAAAATACCATCAAATACAATCACTAGGAACGACATTATCCTGAGTCTTCTAAGATTTTTGGATCCTGTTCCTGGTTGGAATTTACAATGGACGCTATGTTACCGCGCCTCCTCTCATGGCTGGGCAGCAAGTACTTTTCACAGCCGTTGTGATGGAAAACCACACACTGTTACTATAATAAGGAAAGGTTCTTTTGTGTTTGGAGGATACACCGATATTGCTTGGG ATTCCAGTGGCACATACGGCTACTCGTCGAATTCTTTTATATTTTCCCTCATCAACAGTGGAGGACTGGTACCATTCAAGAGCATGGTGAAAAATCCACATTACGCAATTTACAGGAGCTCAAGTTATGGTCCCGTATTTGGTTCAGGAAATGGAATCCTTATCAGCAATAATGCCAACAGTAACACAGATTCAACCACAGCATTTAGTAACAACTACTACCACGTACCAATTGGAGTACAGAACAGGAAAACAATCCTTGCTGGGTCCTACAGATTCACACCTGATGAGGTGGAGGTGTTTCATCTCACCTGA